From Anopheles arabiensis isolate DONGOLA chromosome 3, AaraD3, whole genome shotgun sequence, a single genomic window includes:
- the LOC120900017 gene encoding uncharacterized protein LOC120900017, which produces MSEESSYPPAADEVDSVLRDIALQNLQLRRLATVLLVDVEFLRLCEIFDEIERALQRAYCSNAAVGRHSSGSETEDIISLLELKVRLLRRSSRGCLQRIANYNETRKGDASERQQSGFTERLETALAQLTRRHKNFRASIIDVIWSLGDIYLLREVESLLKGTDFLHTIVCNNHQNGIHSLSTTNIDHTIELSCVRLRFAVSSLLIIALVHFRELLETMESEDSVRALHAKLQQEIRRSLDEAQVNEEELASLRQKLFTSADSLTVQRNIAIEKRETRGLELQEQLRTIDLLELDRQEIEGRVTQLIEQREAIQKQLDERRALLQDGLHEIVRLEHLIEQIEREISERKVRFQQEAQQLEQRRLDILNDPSLSPEERQRLLAECDAQQLLLRQSHTSNINLLEARCDELKRQSKSLANDVEAFRGEVTQKQNDKLAELERQKLLATTPSQIALIEAQIQQQRAEFSENFTMLDRAKDRTEYFTDEHGRYYVNEAGVRIYKRDSTASEYQLGPDGEWVKVASAIALQSDERGTFYVDKFGQKIYQRQQFTDAKGTYYLDENGTRVYQTPIGSPSSDASDSEFMSLFHRTLPPSASSQSSLVQCEEYPPASQSMQELRERVAIDVAYIQQTVGVVLRKGLAALTRTKPDDPVGYLADYLKLFQRNALETKRQQELLERLRLEAADVGMENITP; this is translated from the exons ATGAGCGAAGAATCCTCCtatccaccagcagcagacgaGGTCGACAGCGTGCTACGTGACATTGCGCTCCAGAACCTACAGCTGCGCCGGCTCGCCACTGTCCTGCTGGTGGACGTCGAGTTTTTGCGCCTTTGCGAAATATTTGACGAGATTGAGCGTGCCCTGCAGCGGGCATATTGCAGCAACGCCGCAGTTGGTCGACATTCCAGCGGCAGCGAAACGGAGGATATTATTTCCCTGCTCGAGCTAAAGGTAAGGCTACTGCGGCGTTCCAGCAGGGGCTGCTTGCAGCGCATTGCGAACTACAACGAGACACGCAAGGGGGACGCATCGGAGCGGCAGCAGAGTGGCTTCACGGAACGGCTTGAGAC AGCCCTTGCACAGCTGACTCGAAGGCATAAAAACTTTCGAGCGAGTATTATCGACGTCATTTGGAGTTTGGGTGATATTTATCTACTGCGGGAGGTTGAGTCTTTGCTCAAAGGTACCGATTTCCTGCACACCATTGTGTGCAACAACCATCAAAACGGTATCCACTCGCTTTCAACAACCAACATCGATCACACGATCGAGCTGAGCTGCGTTCGCTTACGGTTTGCCGTCAGTTCCCTGCTAATAATTGCGCTCGTTCACTTCCGCGAGCTGCTCGAAACGATGGAAAGCGAGGACAGTGTTCGTGCGCTGCATGCCAAGCTGCAGCAGGAGATTCGCCGCTCGCTGGACGAAGCGCAGGTGAACGAGGAAGAGCTTGCCTCCCTGCGCCAGAAACTGTTCACGTCGGCCGACAGCCTCACGGTGCAGCGTAACATCGCGATCGAAAAGCGCGAAACGCGTGGACTCGAACTGCAGGAGCAGCTGCGCACGATCGATCTGCTCGAGCTGGACCGGCAGGAAATCGAGGGCCGCGTAACGCAGCTAATCGAGCAGCGCGAAGCGATCCAGAAGCAGCTGGACGAACGGCGTGCCCTGCTGCAGGACGGTTTGCATGAGATCGTTCGGCTGGAGCACTTGATCGAGCAAATCGAGCGGGAAATATCGGAGCGCAAGGTGCGGTTCCAGCAGGAAGCGCAGCAGCTCGAACAACGACGGCTAGACATTCTCAACGATCCCTCCTTAAGTCCGGAGGAGAGACAACGGCTGCTGGCAGAGTGTGATGCACAGCAGCTACTGCTGCGTCAATCGCACACGAGCAACATTAACCTGCTGGAAGCTCGCTGCGACGAACTGAAACGCCAGTCCAAAAGTCTCGCCAACGATGTGGAAGCCTTTCGCGGCGAGGTAACTCAGAAGCAAAACGATAAACTGGCAGAGCTGGAAAGGCAGAAGCTGCTCGCTACCACACCGTCCCAGATAGCGCTGATCGAGGCACAgattcagcagcagcgggcTGAGTTTAGCGAAAACTTCACCATGCTCGATCGGGCCAAGGATCGCACCGAGTATTTCACCGACGAACATGGCCGTTACTACGTGAACGAGGCGGGCGTGCGAATTTACAAGCGTGATTCAACTGCATCCGAATACCAACTCGGACCGGACGGTGAATGGGTTAAGGTTGCGTCCGCCATCGCACTACAGTCCGACGAGCGCGGCACTTTCTATGTAGACAAATTCGGGCAAAAGATTTACCAACGACAGCAATTTACCGACGCCAAAGGCACCTACTATCTCGACGAGAATGGCACGCGAGTTTACCAAACGCCCATCGGTAGCCCCTCGTCGGACGCATCGGACAGTGAGTTTATGTCTCTGTTTCACCGAACCCTACCACCATCGGCCAGTTCGCAGTCATCACTTGTGCAGTGCGAAGAATATCCGCCGGCGTCCCAATCGATGCAAGAACTGCGGGAACGTGTTGCGATCGATGTGGCCTACATTCAGCAAACGGTCGGAGTTGTGCTGCGGAAAGGGCTGGCCGCTCTCACCCGGACCAAACCGGATGATCCCGTCGGCTATCTGGCGGATTACTTGAAGCTGTTTCAGCGGAACGCGCTAGAAACGAAGCGCCAGCAGGAACTGCTCGAACGCCTTCGATTGGAAGCAGCCGAcgttggaatggaaaacattaCACCCTGA
- the LOC120900019 gene encoding dynein light chain 1, axonemal-like isoform X1, whose protein sequence is MARSTSIKEALKRWQEEHEGQDPVEAADIQLQFRWPPIEKMDGTLGTLVNCQKLSLSSNMIEKIAGLNGMKNLRILALGRNYIKSLSGIVRVCEVVGETLEELWISYNLIDKLKGVESLRRLKVLYMANNSVRDWGELAKLQAIASTLEDLVFAGNPLVENLEEAVYVREVTKRLPTLKKLDGVPMLTEDED, encoded by the exons ATGGCCCGTTCCACCTCAATTAAGGAAGCACTGAAGCGTTGGCAGGAAGAACACGAGGGACAGGATCCGGTCGAGGCCGCCGACATACAGCTACAGTTCCGCTGGCCACCGATCGAGAAGATGGACGGTACGCTCGGGACGCTCGTGAACTGTCA AAAGTTGAGCCTGTCATCGAACATGATTGAAAAAATCGCTGGCTTAAATGGTATGAAAAACTTGCGAATACTTGCGCTCGGCCGTAACTACATCAAATCGCTTAGTGGTatcgtacgtgtgtgt GAAGTGGTGGGCGAAACGCTGGAAGAGCTTTGGATCAGCTACAATCTGATCGACAAGCTGAAGGGTGTGGAAAGCCTGCGCAGGCTGAAGGTGCTCTACATGGCGAACAATTCCGTACGTGACTGGGGCGAGCTGGCAAAGCTGCAGGCCATTGCCAGCACGCTCGAGGACCTGGTGTTCGCCGGCAACCCGCTGGTGGAAAACCTCGAAGAGGCGGTTTACGTACGGGAGGTTACGAAGCGGTTGCCCACACTGAAGAAGCTCGACGGTGTACCGATGCTGACGGAGGACGAGGACTAG
- the LOC120900019 gene encoding dynein light chain 1, axonemal-like isoform X2, with amino-acid sequence MARSTSIKEALKRWQEEHEGQDPVEAADIQLQFRWPPIEKMDGTLGTLVNCQKLSLSSNMIEKIAGLNGMKNLRILALGRNYIKSLSGIEVVGETLEELWISYNLIDKLKGVESLRRLKVLYMANNSVRDWGELAKLQAIASTLEDLVFAGNPLVENLEEAVYVREVTKRLPTLKKLDGVPMLTEDED; translated from the exons ATGGCCCGTTCCACCTCAATTAAGGAAGCACTGAAGCGTTGGCAGGAAGAACACGAGGGACAGGATCCGGTCGAGGCCGCCGACATACAGCTACAGTTCCGCTGGCCACCGATCGAGAAGATGGACGGTACGCTCGGGACGCTCGTGAACTGTCA AAAGTTGAGCCTGTCATCGAACATGATTGAAAAAATCGCTGGCTTAAATGGTATGAAAAACTTGCGAATACTTGCGCTCGGCCGTAACTACATCAAATCGCTTAGTGGTatc GAAGTGGTGGGCGAAACGCTGGAAGAGCTTTGGATCAGCTACAATCTGATCGACAAGCTGAAGGGTGTGGAAAGCCTGCGCAGGCTGAAGGTGCTCTACATGGCGAACAATTCCGTACGTGACTGGGGCGAGCTGGCAAAGCTGCAGGCCATTGCCAGCACGCTCGAGGACCTGGTGTTCGCCGGCAACCCGCTGGTGGAAAACCTCGAAGAGGCGGTTTACGTACGGGAGGTTACGAAGCGGTTGCCCACACTGAAGAAGCTCGACGGTGTACCGATGCTGACGGAGGACGAGGACTAG